A stretch of Chryseobacterium turcicum DNA encodes these proteins:
- a CDS encoding DEAD/DEAH box helicase, with product MSQKDVWKKYITAQSKILEHKSKPIGIDTTTSVKLEGLKLRMSIDQEIFKQVFKKNVEEIFKIKDFDFESGYIKTSIENTSNITTESLVKLKELAEICYIDFNENPVVEGDVLSKDSVAKEELKKIVGNLPTTYEFKNSGLIKLTLDEWKKTKGINGLQFAQKIGAVYPIKPSISFLISSYYGNLEISEERNKLTVKGELHEDIFGIFEKHFGLQKRGKTLEFKFENAEKLKRRIAELEKKGITLPQPKDNSLFINKNHFFESEKSDLNFEVARLKRFFRNYFPDNPCEFSYVTDYSFDLRQLDRGIGELDRNEDVFWNRLFTEIHGNDFQISLAHGTISFDFVTEDELREKLTFIKSFSFFEIYDRGENHRFKFNIRFETGLHKLQSDLKNQFPRLNTKLIANGEKLIFHQFYTTGNKTEILARLQNQLDDCVDSEYFSYTINSTFQEKYLCEENFELKVEQEEDKLSKLLRQDFYFGTPKEKFYLGKLQKVDYPDLHFIIDEDRLQEVVENIREEPIKAIFPDLKGEKDKIKRLEDTVSKLDDEKSKLPNDNAKIFLYDSSKAKSIDNIEYLLNKTSAEWQDFETNLFSKSLNESQRQAIYKSLYAEELALIQGPPGTGKSTAIAEIIWQHIRIAQNEKKKTKILLTSETNLAVDNAIDRLKNTQNNMVKPIRFGNTENLESEGYFYSLEAIKNWEKTDGAQNNTVSHWVNNIENRVKNHEDEEINSALNKWKTHLQNLDSETKKLFADKYLEYVNLIGATGSSIGKLNSENKWTSFFRSYLNVFNKEKYERNDFRDCNSTEIDFDTIIIDEASKATPPELALPVLYGKKSIIVGDHRQLSPMIDGEEIKDLLVSLGEKELAQTLSQKEFETSQFERLFTNIDESIKGTFNEQYRMHPAINDAIAQFYKEDGGLNCGLPLQEVNHSSFDNWDSRYHGLKFKDIIAPDTHTIWVDVSSPEIKEGTSRVNFGEIEAIDNILTALKNSDGKKELDEWLSNQTLEEKQIGLISFYGKQIHSINKMLKEKHEELPIRLSTVDRFQGMERNIMIVSMVRSNKIASFPGQQPDFELHPVLGYPSQESLGFAESPNRLNVALSRARRLLIIVGDSQHFCRKDIYKNVFNTIQQNGKIISAQKLQKAVEQNEQH from the coding sequence ATGAGCCAAAAGGACGTCTGGAAAAAATACATCACCGCACAATCTAAAATTTTAGAGCACAAATCTAAACCAATTGGAATCGATACTACGACATCTGTTAAACTGGAAGGGTTGAAGTTGCGCATGTCTATCGACCAGGAAATATTCAAGCAGGTATTCAAAAAAAATGTAGAAGAAATATTTAAAATTAAAGACTTTGATTTTGAAAGTGGATATATCAAAACCAGCATTGAAAACACTTCAAATATCACCACAGAAAGCCTCGTAAAGCTTAAAGAACTTGCTGAAATATGTTATATTGACTTTAACGAAAATCCTGTTGTAGAAGGAGATGTTTTATCAAAAGATAGCGTAGCCAAAGAGGAATTGAAAAAAATTGTTGGAAACTTACCTACAACTTATGAGTTTAAAAATTCCGGTCTCATAAAGTTAACCTTAGACGAATGGAAGAAAACAAAAGGAATTAACGGACTTCAGTTTGCTCAAAAAATTGGGGCTGTTTATCCTATAAAACCATCTATTTCTTTCCTCATTTCATCGTATTACGGAAATTTAGAAATATCCGAAGAAAGAAATAAGCTTACGGTAAAAGGCGAACTGCATGAAGACATTTTCGGCATATTTGAAAAGCACTTTGGGTTACAGAAACGGGGAAAGACCTTGGAATTTAAATTTGAAAATGCCGAAAAACTAAAACGGAGAATAGCAGAATTAGAAAAAAAAGGAATAACACTTCCTCAACCGAAGGATAACAGCCTTTTTATTAATAAAAATCACTTTTTTGAATCCGAGAAATCGGACTTAAATTTTGAAGTCGCCCGTCTAAAACGTTTCTTCAGAAACTATTTTCCCGATAATCCTTGCGAATTTTCATATGTAACGGATTATTCATTTGATCTGCGGCAACTGGATCGCGGAATCGGTGAACTCGACCGAAATGAAGACGTTTTTTGGAACAGATTATTTACTGAAATCCATGGAAATGATTTTCAGATCAGTCTCGCACATGGTACTATTTCATTTGACTTTGTTACAGAAGATGAATTGCGCGAAAAGTTGACATTTATAAAGTCCTTTTCTTTCTTTGAGATTTACGACAGAGGCGAAAATCACAGATTCAAATTCAACATCAGATTCGAAACGGGCTTGCATAAATTACAATCAGATTTGAAAAATCAATTTCCCCGTCTGAACACAAAACTTATTGCTAATGGAGAGAAACTCATATTCCACCAATTTTATACTACTGGAAACAAAACGGAGATTCTTGCCCGTTTACAGAATCAACTGGACGATTGTGTTGATTCGGAATACTTCAGTTACACAATAAATAGTACGTTTCAGGAAAAATATCTTTGCGAAGAAAATTTTGAATTAAAAGTTGAACAGGAAGAAGATAAACTTTCAAAACTTTTAAGGCAGGATTTCTATTTCGGAACACCAAAAGAGAAATTCTATTTAGGTAAACTACAAAAAGTAGATTATCCAGACTTGCATTTTATAATAGATGAAGACAGGCTTCAAGAGGTAGTGGAAAACATCCGGGAAGAGCCTATTAAGGCAATTTTTCCCGACCTAAAAGGTGAGAAGGATAAAATTAAGCGATTGGAAGATACCGTTTCAAAACTTGACGATGAAAAATCAAAATTACCCAACGACAACGCAAAAATTTTTCTGTATGATTCATCCAAGGCAAAAAGCATTGACAACATTGAATATTTACTAAATAAAACAAGTGCGGAATGGCAGGATTTCGAAACCAATCTTTTTTCTAAATCATTAAATGAATCACAAAGACAGGCCATTTACAAATCACTTTATGCAGAAGAATTGGCCTTAATTCAGGGACCTCCGGGAACAGGAAAATCAACTGCGATTGCTGAAATAATTTGGCAGCACATCAGAATAGCTCAAAACGAGAAAAAGAAAACAAAAATCCTATTGACCTCGGAAACCAACCTTGCAGTTGATAATGCCATTGACAGATTAAAAAACACCCAAAACAATATGGTGAAACCAATTCGCTTCGGAAATACTGAAAATTTAGAATCGGAGGGGTATTTTTATTCGCTTGAAGCAATTAAAAATTGGGAGAAAACTGATGGGGCGCAAAACAATACGGTCTCTCATTGGGTAAACAACATTGAGAACAGAGTTAAAAATCACGAGGATGAAGAAATTAATTCCGCATTGAATAAATGGAAAACACATTTACAGAATCTAGACAGTGAAACTAAAAAATTATTTGCAGATAAATACTTGGAATATGTAAATCTCATTGGTGCAACAGGTAGTTCTATCGGAAAACTAAACTCAGAAAACAAATGGACGTCATTCTTTCGGTCATATCTCAATGTATTTAATAAAGAAAAGTACGAAAGAAACGATTTTAGAGACTGTAATAGTACAGAAATAGATTTTGATACCATTATTATAGACGAAGCCAGTAAAGCAACCCCTCCCGAACTTGCTTTGCCTGTGTTGTACGGTAAAAAATCTATTATCGTAGGTGACCACAGACAGTTGTCACCAATGATCGACGGTGAAGAGATCAAGGATTTACTCGTTTCATTAGGCGAAAAAGAACTGGCCCAAACGCTTTCCCAAAAAGAATTTGAAACATCTCAATTTGAAAGGTTGTTTACCAATATTGATGAAAGCATTAAAGGAACCTTTAATGAACAATACCGAATGCACCCGGCAATTAATGATGCTATCGCACAATTTTACAAAGAAGACGGCGGTTTAAACTGTGGCTTACCATTACAGGAAGTAAACCACAGTTCTTTTGATAATTGGGATTCAAGGTATCACGGTTTAAAATTTAAAGATATAATAGCACCCGATACGCATACCATTTGGGTGGACGTCTCATCGCCGGAAATTAAAGAAGGAACATCACGAGTTAATTTCGGTGAAATTGAGGCAATTGATAACATATTGACAGCACTTAAAAATTCTGACGGAAAAAAGGAGTTGGATGAATGGCTTTCAAACCAAACTCTGGAGGAGAAACAAATCGGCCTTATTAGTTTTTACGGAAAACAAATTCACTCCATCAATAAAATGCTTAAGGAAAAACATGAGGAACTCCCAATTCGGCTGAGCACTGTTGATAGATTTCAAGGCATGGAAAGGAACATTATGATTGTTTCAATGGTGCGTAGTAATAAGATAGCATCTTTTCCAGGACAACAGCCAGATTTTGAGTTGCACCCGGTTCTGGGTTATCCATCCCAGGAAAGTCTAGGATTTGCAGAATCACCTAACCGATTAAATGTGGCCTTGTCAAGAGCGAGACGATTGCTTATCATTGTTGGAGACAGTCAGCATTTTTGCAGAAAAGACATTTACAAGAATGTATTTAATACTATTCAACAAAACGGAAAAATAATCAGTGCACAAAAATTACAAAAAGCAGTAGAACAGAATGAACAGCACTAA
- a CDS encoding DarT ssDNA thymidine ADP-ribosyltransferase family protein — MNSTKIIYSSFPFEWTVKSTSCDIRYRQAFDINEIDEIFCSIIKAKGNEIQLAELGHLLGFNLVDLAEKDILHTYLKGIGEYNLIKINGERIQITEFGTEALQSKLKYKYFNASTEVFENQTALGESLDFSFEKIFNLENRRIHSREHTAETFENPELKQKLQFQLFGNDIYKGEIIDLHESNPNISYRMISLQCETFELDNSTQLSIYNSDVIQTDIQELINLPENEILKTQLLRLGMYHHILSHNEFINVQDIKMYIDLWNWKELAENPKLDWSDKSIFKLFKENGNGGVWSSISAKAPVESIKPVLQVYAEYWDWTILTRRVDDDFLKEHIENFNWDFEELSYRNNELLTALLQNPNLKNGDWDWNYLSKNLPDRFIEKHIDDFHWDFYLITEVKSNILRNLLSKGGKNNSEYANVLLSKSWNWNFISEEFNVQFLYNQISSLAERVDWEIALNRFLNDDEISVKCLKSESFRSILIKYIPENFIVAHQKYYWSPALIAFFDEHNLIQWESHTYIDGFDTNEHVEWDRTTFQNFHSRINTESGFLNVSRQITDHNLLTDFPAFPWNWHGISQNKNLFSNSIFVQNAFTGKFPFSNNLEWHEILSHSNLDVSFWNKNLDAFHNGTDGERHNLFWNLLTKKQNQDYIFSNAHFPWDWSYTTQNTSEEIILESVEDEELIEKWDWSIATRKLSKDIILDNLEDLALYIDWKYLINDVFTIEQELSMDKQLPRIATCLTVLEDDNRGEVWRDLTSKFPFDIVLPTVLDTVHYDVFEWDWEFISNHSHFPTDIKTINKFSNKIDWSIFTQSNAIQKKFNPDSWENNTEWYKNVDRYLQRFIEYWDWQALSQNKNINHNRSLLKKYKGANWDWQYLTEFGGFLTAQKKDRGIPKYLDDVIKQFPKIKFEILSNRKDIKLDSALILSNKDKNWDWQILSANEQAEISYELLELKDRNWNWQSLSQRKNIEFSNEMLLQLIEKDWDWYNLSGNKNLVFTAEFIEKTKSKLWNWQAVSRHATFYPTVDILTLTKDFDLDWKHLSQHSSLLPTKALLSKFESKWDWQIITENPRINFSDIGLIDRFADKWNWHFICKSGNLRLTVEILNKFKEYLDWNLISANTNIDFTEQIIQEFRQYWNWTALKINKRVEELLGNYVSFEISKNPTLNFIDRIEQQRSEWKGNVYHFSHIDNAVEIIKNRKIQSRNKANIKGDAAGNVVHLRNDAHDFARFYFRPHTPTQFYNEFLGKSINDGYESNGNWVSWYDKARGLGFPKCPIPIFFRFSLKEVLFKHEKECCVSNGNMQTSATKFGSIEEMINKFGFEDLYYTPQQYATKNDYSRYRNYAQQEFLVKNELCFDDLSDFEIVCPSGQDRKLLINLLGSEQKDIFSKIVVDRTYYNNENPRVRIEEEESELHIKSEFDGKGYFVLNGTSNIKELEILAGDVSKLDKDKIFFNSFVSIGNINQNIQLNFIDESGRNWFMYSK, encoded by the coding sequence ATGAACAGCACTAAGATCATATACTCATCATTTCCGTTTGAATGGACGGTTAAATCTACATCTTGCGACATTCGATATAGACAGGCTTTTGATATTAATGAAATCGATGAGATATTTTGTTCTATCATTAAAGCAAAAGGAAACGAAATTCAATTGGCTGAACTGGGTCATCTTTTAGGGTTCAACTTGGTGGATTTGGCCGAAAAAGATATTTTACACACGTATCTGAAAGGCATTGGTGAATACAACTTAATTAAAATAAATGGTGAAAGAATTCAAATAACCGAATTTGGAACGGAAGCGTTACAATCGAAACTCAAATACAAATATTTCAATGCCTCAACAGAAGTGTTCGAAAATCAGACAGCCTTAGGTGAAAGTCTTGATTTTTCATTTGAAAAAATCTTTAATTTAGAAAATAGAAGAATTCACTCAAGAGAGCATACAGCAGAAACATTTGAAAACCCTGAACTAAAACAAAAACTTCAATTTCAGCTTTTCGGAAACGATATCTACAAAGGGGAAATTATTGATCTGCACGAAAGTAATCCAAACATCAGCTACAGAATGATTTCTTTACAGTGCGAAACTTTTGAACTTGACAATTCAACTCAACTTTCCATTTATAATTCAGATGTAATTCAAACCGATATTCAAGAATTAATAAATTTACCCGAAAACGAAATACTGAAGACGCAATTGCTTAGACTGGGTATGTATCATCATATTCTTTCACACAATGAGTTCATTAATGTTCAGGATATTAAAATGTACATTGATTTATGGAATTGGAAAGAACTTGCGGAAAATCCAAAACTCGACTGGAGTGACAAAAGCATTTTTAAATTATTTAAAGAAAATGGCAACGGAGGTGTTTGGTCTTCTATTTCTGCAAAAGCCCCTGTTGAAAGTATAAAGCCTGTTCTTCAGGTATATGCGGAATATTGGGATTGGACGATCCTAACGCGGAGAGTGGATGATGATTTTTTAAAAGAACATATTGAAAATTTCAATTGGGATTTTGAAGAGCTTTCATACAGGAATAATGAACTTCTTACCGCCTTACTACAAAATCCAAATTTGAAAAATGGCGATTGGGACTGGAATTATTTGTCTAAAAATCTGCCCGACAGATTTATTGAAAAACATATTGATGATTTTCATTGGGACTTTTATTTAATCACGGAGGTTAAAAGTAATATTTTACGAAATCTGCTTTCAAAAGGAGGTAAGAATAATTCTGAATATGCGAATGTTCTACTAAGCAAATCATGGAATTGGAATTTTATTTCTGAAGAATTTAATGTACAATTTCTATACAATCAAATATCATCCTTAGCGGAAAGAGTTGATTGGGAAATTGCACTAAATAGGTTCTTAAACGATGATGAAATTTCCGTCAAATGTCTAAAAAGCGAGTCCTTCAGATCAATCTTAATAAAGTATATACCTGAAAACTTTATTGTTGCGCATCAAAAATACTACTGGTCACCAGCCCTCATTGCTTTTTTTGATGAACATAATTTAATCCAATGGGAAAGTCACACCTATATTGACGGATTTGACACAAATGAACATGTAGAATGGGACAGAACCACCTTCCAAAACTTCCACAGTCGTATCAACACTGAAAGTGGTTTTTTAAATGTCAGTAGACAAATTACGGATCATAATCTGTTAACTGATTTTCCTGCTTTCCCCTGGAATTGGCATGGCATATCGCAAAACAAAAATCTTTTTAGTAATTCCATATTTGTTCAGAATGCTTTTACTGGGAAATTTCCTTTTTCCAATAATCTGGAGTGGCATGAAATCTTATCGCACTCTAATTTGGATGTTTCTTTTTGGAACAAAAATCTAGATGCTTTTCATAACGGTACTGACGGAGAAAGACACAATTTATTTTGGAATTTGCTAACAAAAAAGCAAAATCAGGATTACATTTTTTCTAACGCGCATTTCCCTTGGGATTGGAGTTACACTACACAAAACACTTCTGAAGAAATAATTCTTGAAAGCGTTGAAGATGAAGAGCTTATTGAAAAATGGGATTGGTCAATTGCAACCCGGAAACTCAGCAAAGACATAATTTTAGACAATTTAGAAGATCTGGCGTTATACATAGATTGGAAATATTTGATTAATGATGTATTTACGATTGAACAGGAACTTTCAATGGATAAGCAACTTCCTAGAATTGCAACTTGCCTAACTGTTTTAGAAGATGATAATCGCGGTGAGGTTTGGAGAGACTTAACATCAAAATTTCCATTTGATATAGTATTACCTACTGTTTTAGATACGGTTCACTATGATGTTTTTGAGTGGGATTGGGAATTCATTTCTAACCATAGCCATTTTCCCACGGACATAAAGACAATTAACAAATTCAGTAATAAAATTGATTGGTCTATTTTTACTCAAAGCAATGCTATTCAGAAAAAATTTAATCCCGACAGTTGGGAAAACAACACAGAATGGTATAAGAATGTTGACCGCTATTTACAACGGTTTATTGAATATTGGGATTGGCAGGCATTATCTCAAAATAAAAATATAAACCACAATCGATCTCTGTTAAAAAAGTATAAGGGTGCAAATTGGGACTGGCAGTACTTAACCGAGTTTGGCGGTTTTCTTACTGCGCAGAAAAAAGATAGAGGAATTCCAAAATATTTAGATGATGTAATAAAACAATTTCCAAAAATCAAGTTTGAAATTCTTTCAAATCGGAAAGATATAAAACTAGATAGTGCTTTAATACTTTCAAACAAAGATAAAAACTGGGATTGGCAAATATTATCTGCGAATGAGCAGGCCGAAATATCCTATGAATTACTGGAGCTAAAAGACAGAAACTGGAATTGGCAGAGCCTTTCGCAAAGAAAAAATATTGAATTCAGCAATGAGATGCTTTTGCAACTCATAGAAAAAGACTGGGATTGGTATAATTTATCCGGAAACAAAAATCTTGTTTTCACAGCGGAATTTATTGAGAAAACAAAATCAAAATTATGGAATTGGCAAGCGGTGTCACGTCATGCAACCTTTTACCCCACCGTCGATATACTAACTCTTACCAAAGATTTTGATTTAGATTGGAAACATCTTTCGCAACATTCAAGCTTATTACCCACCAAAGCATTACTCAGTAAATTTGAATCGAAGTGGGATTGGCAGATTATTACTGAAAATCCGAGAATAAATTTTTCAGACATTGGGCTTATAGATCGTTTTGCTGATAAATGGAATTGGCATTTTATATGCAAATCTGGAAACCTTCGGTTAACGGTTGAGATATTAAATAAATTTAAAGAGTATTTAGACTGGAACTTAATTTCCGCAAACACCAACATAGATTTTACAGAACAAATTATTCAGGAGTTTAGGCAGTATTGGAATTGGACCGCGCTCAAAATTAACAAACGTGTTGAAGAACTTTTAGGCAATTATGTATCGTTTGAAATAAGTAAGAATCCCACTTTAAATTTCATTGATAGAATTGAACAGCAACGGTCGGAATGGAAAGGCAATGTTTATCACTTTTCCCATATTGACAATGCGGTTGAAATAATTAAAAACAGAAAAATTCAAAGCAGAAATAAAGCAAACATAAAAGGTGATGCGGCAGGAAATGTTGTGCATTTGCGTAACGATGCTCACGACTTTGCCCGCTTTTATTTCAGACCACATACACCAACCCAGTTTTACAATGAGTTTTTGGGAAAAAGTATAAATGACGGATATGAAAGTAATGGAAACTGGGTTTCATGGTATGACAAAGCAAGAGGTCTGGGATTTCCCAAATGCCCGATTCCAATCTTCTTTAGGTTTTCTCTAAAAGAGGTTTTATTTAAACATGAAAAAGAATGTTGCGTAAGTAACGGCAATATGCAAACAAGTGCTACAAAGTTTGGAAGCATCGAAGAAATGATTAATAAATTCGGTTTTGAGGATTTATATTATACGCCACAACAATACGCAACAAAAAACGATTACAGCAGATACCGAAACTATGCTCAACAAGAGTTTTTGGTAAAGAATGAACTTTGTTTTGACGACTTATCCGATTTTGAAATTGTTTGTCCTTCGGGACAAGACAGAAAACTACTCATAAATTTATTGGGAAGTGAGCAAAAAGATATTTTTTCAAAAATTGTTGTGGATAGAACTTATTACAACAATGAAAATCCACGAGTAAGAATTGAAGAAGAGGAATCGGAATTGCACATCAAATCGGAGTTTGATGGGAAGGGCTATTTCGTTTTAAACGGAACATCCAACATCAAAGAATTGGAAATTCTTGCAGGCGACGTTAGTAAATTAGACAAAGACAAGATCTTTTTCAATTCTTTCGTTTCTATCGGAAACATAAATCAGAACATTCAATTAAACTTTATAGATGAATCCGGCAGAAATTGGTTTATGTATTCAAAGTGA
- a CDS encoding macro domain-containing protein, whose amino-acid sequence MAVKHIKGNIFNTKCQTIVNTVNCVGVMGKGIAFVHRLRYPKMYEEYREHCKNKLIKTGSLWLYTKQENAPWILNFPTKFHWKYPSKIEWIEQGLQKFVETYEAKGITSIAFPLLGTHNGGLDTNEVKILMDQYLKKCSIDIEIYDYDPNAKDDLFASFKIKWMSLDEKTVKAETGIQAQYAKKITEIIQNGEINSMIALANYDGIGEKTLEKAFNYVLNAPHKNIK is encoded by the coding sequence ATGGCTGTAAAACATATAAAAGGAAATATTTTTAATACTAAGTGTCAAACCATTGTAAATACTGTAAATTGTGTTGGCGTAATGGGGAAAGGAATTGCTTTTGTGCATAGGCTCCGATACCCTAAAATGTACGAGGAATACAGAGAGCACTGTAAAAATAAATTGATAAAAACAGGTTCATTGTGGTTGTATACTAAACAAGAAAATGCACCCTGGATTTTAAACTTCCCGACAAAGTTCCATTGGAAATATCCCAGCAAAATAGAATGGATAGAGCAAGGTTTACAAAAGTTCGTTGAAACCTACGAAGCGAAAGGAATTACATCTATTGCGTTCCCTCTACTTGGTACACATAACGGAGGCTTAGATACAAATGAAGTGAAAATTCTTATGGATCAGTATTTAAAAAAGTGTAGCATTGATATTGAAATATATGACTACGACCCCAATGCAAAGGATGATTTATTTGCTTCGTTCAAAATAAAATGGATGTCGTTAGATGAAAAGACGGTAAAAGCGGAAACTGGCATACAGGCTCAATATGCAAAAAAGATAACAGAAATAATTCAAAATGGGGAAATAAATTCTATGATTGCATTAGCAAACTATGACGGTATAGGAGAAAAAACTTTAGAAAAAGCGTTTAATTATGTCTTAAACGCGCCACATAAAAATATAAAATAA
- a CDS encoding PIN domain-containing protein yields MNANNHIEDICRKVPFFTPLYNARVRHYVIREHIINVYNQFERYFSNNFDESKKDWFRLFLLLHDIGKSVAFKKGNRENQIIDTIILIEQYKTELDLSGEKVGLYNALLKAGNLGKYMESKISLDDAYNTIVEQSNIVKLPPKQFLYLSSVYYQCDVASYTRDAGGIPFLEHLFEYQNGEKVYCEDTHLLKLSEVYAKKYSILSNKIHEYIQNHNNGEESTEVPGASQLKIIGKIDLSKFEKPKKEIRKDKENIYIIDTNVFIDCPEIITKIDKQYQIVLSAKVIDELDYLKISLTEEKKRNVQKALKLINEGLDKRNVKMNIADITLLPDDLNKKSPDNLILSVALKHLAENPILLTSDNGLQAKAKGFGVTTITLREFLKQTKY; encoded by the coding sequence ATGAATGCTAATAATCATATCGAAGATATATGTCGTAAAGTTCCATTTTTCACTCCTTTGTATAATGCCCGTGTGCGGCACTATGTAATAAGAGAGCATATAATTAATGTTTATAATCAGTTTGAAAGATATTTCAGTAATAACTTCGACGAAAGTAAAAAAGATTGGTTCCGATTATTTTTACTTCTCCACGACATTGGAAAGTCAGTAGCTTTTAAAAAAGGTAACAGAGAAAATCAAATTATTGATACAATCATTTTGATTGAGCAATATAAAACCGAGCTTGATTTATCTGGTGAAAAAGTAGGCTTATACAATGCCCTACTTAAAGCAGGAAACTTGGGAAAATACATGGAATCAAAAATTTCTTTAGATGATGCATATAATACTATTGTGGAACAAAGCAATATTGTGAAACTGCCACCTAAGCAGTTTTTATATCTTTCATCTGTTTATTATCAATGTGATGTTGCAAGTTACACCAGAGATGCTGGAGGAATACCATTTTTGGAACATTTATTTGAATATCAGAATGGTGAAAAGGTATATTGCGAAGATACCCATTTATTGAAGTTGTCCGAAGTCTATGCCAAGAAATATAGCATTCTATCAAATAAAATTCATGAATACATTCAAAATCATAATAATGGTGAAGAATCCACTGAAGTGCCTGGTGCATCACAATTAAAAATAATTGGTAAGATTGATCTCTCAAAATTTGAAAAACCTAAAAAGGAAATACGTAAAGACAAAGAAAATATTTATATAATTGATACGAACGTCTTTATAGATTGTCCTGAAATAATTACCAAAATTGACAAGCAATATCAAATTGTCCTTTCAGCAAAAGTAATTGACGAACTTGACTATTTGAAAATTTCACTTACAGAAGAGAAAAAGAGAAATGTTCAGAAAGCGTTAAAGTTAATCAATGAAGGTTTAGATAAGCGAAATGTTAAAATGAACATAGCTGATATAACTTTGTTGCCGGATGATCTTAACAAGAAATCTCCAGATAACTTAATTTTGTCCGTAGCATTAAAACACCTAGCAGAAAATCCCATTCTACTTACTTCAGACAATGGCCTGCAAGCTAAAGCAAAAGGTTTTGGTGTTACGACTATAACATTAAGAGAATTTCTAAAGCAAACAAAATATTAA
- a CDS encoding recombinase family protein, translated as MLIGYARVSTQEQDNSVQIEALRKAGCELIFEEKVSGGRWDRPKLKELLSHLRKDDIVIVWKLDRLSRSLKDLLFLIEQIEGKKSGFRSLTESIDTTTSSGRMMMQMVGVFAEFEREMLKERTKKGLEHARKEGRIGGRKPKLKEVQRKEIKHLIQSGRKTAPEVAKLFDVHPATIYRLIKSV; from the coding sequence ATGTTAATAGGATATGCCAGAGTCTCCACTCAGGAGCAGGATAATTCGGTTCAGATTGAAGCTTTGAGAAAAGCCGGTTGTGAACTTATCTTTGAGGAAAAGGTTTCCGGAGGAAGATGGGATCGCCCTAAACTTAAAGAACTTCTTAGCCATCTTCGCAAAGACGATATTGTTATTGTCTGGAAGCTGGACAGGCTTTCCCGATCACTGAAGGATCTTCTCTTCTTGATAGAACAGATTGAAGGTAAAAAATCGGGATTCCGAAGCCTTACAGAATCTATTGACACAACCACATCTTCAGGAAGAATGATGATGCAGATGGTAGGAGTTTTTGCGGAATTTGAAAGGGAAATGCTTAAAGAACGTACTAAAAAAGGACTTGAACACGCCCGAAAAGAGGGAAGAATCGGGGGGAGAAAACCTAAACTGAAAGAAGTCCAAAGAAAAGAAATAAAACATCTTATCCAATCGGGACGAAAAACAGCTCCCGAAGTAGCCAAACTATTCGATGTTCATCCGGCTACTATTTACCGACTAATTAAATCAGTTTAA
- a CDS encoding type II toxin-antitoxin system RelE/ParE family toxin, whose protein sequence is MFEIEWTEKAERLYLEALEFWINHNKSATYSKKIVKQVSEKEDYIANNPYAGQEVFDISGVRYVVVLRKFLIFYRINNKTIQILSFWDGHKNPQDLEL, encoded by the coding sequence ATGTTCGAAATAGAATGGACTGAAAAAGCAGAACGTTTATATCTGGAAGCTTTGGAATTTTGGATCAACCATAACAAGTCTGCCACTTATTCAAAGAAGATCGTAAAACAGGTTTCTGAAAAAGAAGATTACATTGCCAATAATCCATACGCAGGACAGGAAGTTTTTGATATTTCTGGTGTACGTTATGTAGTTGTCCTTAGAAAATTTTTAATTTTTTATAGAATCAATAACAAAACAATTCAAATTCTTTCCTTTTGGGACGGACATAAAAATCCACAAGATTTAGAATTATAA
- a CDS encoding HigA family addiction module antitoxin, translating to MKPITRAIKHNTHPGEILSEMIFKTNFLTVEKASQLLGVTRPNLSNIVNGKSGISPLMAIRISRVFGGNPGIWLRLQYAYDLRQAEKEFEEKDIHLDKFETA from the coding sequence ATGAAACCTATAACTCGTGCAATTAAGCACAATACGCATCCCGGAGAAATTCTTTCCGAAATGATTTTCAAAACTAATTTTTTGACTGTTGAAAAAGCTTCACAGCTTTTAGGAGTAACTCGTCCAAATCTTTCCAATATTGTTAATGGAAAAAGTGGAATTAGTCCTCTCATGGCAATCAGAATTTCAAGAGTTTTTGGTGGAAATCCTGGGATATGGTTAAGATTGCAGTATGCTTATGACTTAAGGCAAGCAGAAAAAGAGTTTGAAGAAAAAGATATTCACTTAGATAAATTTGAAACTGCATAA